The region GACAGCTCTCGCTGTCGCATCAGCCCAAACGGCAGCGCCTGGGGCTCCAGCTTTACGTCCGGCTAAAGCTCCAGCCGGCGGGAAGATGACGAGGGAGTTTCTGCCTCGcgtggcaggactcgcccgccGAGGTCAGCTTCCCCCGACACAGGTGAACCAATTCAAGACCTCATTGGCTAGGTCAGGGCCCAATAAGAAGATGCCACGCACTGTTGTTCAGAATCTGCGGGTGCTCGAGAATAGGACCGCCACCACCTGCGGAAGTGGTGACGCCAGCgacctgatcgatcagattaGTGAAAGACATGCAGAATGGATGGCGGAGATGCCGAAATCCAGCTTCACGTACTTTGGGCGGACAGATAATGACGTCAACGCCCCGTTAATGGAAGATCATTTTCCAGACGGACGCACGACCAGACGGGGCTCCACTTTTTCCGAAAAAACCCATGATGTAGCTTTCAATCTCGCTAGTGGGCCCGAGAAAAGCGAAGTACCAATACCCTCAGCCTCGTTGGTCGCTTCTGACCAAGCGGCCGTGGATGCGTTTGCGGAGAGCTACCAGAAGTTGGTCGTAGGCCACAACCATCTGAAAAAGAAGCTCGCAAAGCTGACGTTGCTGAACAGATGGGGAGCCAATATTCAATGCATCATCGATCCGCTAGAGGACGCTGAAGGAGGAGGCCCACCACCGATACTCCCAACACCAGCGAAACCATCGACCAAGACCACCACCAACGCCAAGGCCAACGAGGCCAAGGTAAAAGAGGAACAGGACTACGAGTCCTCAAGCAGCTACTACACGCCCCCCACCAGCTTCAGATCCATCAGCCGCATCCATCAGCGTCTGACCATCAGGAAAATGGAACTCCGGCACGTTACGGGTGAGGCTATGGTAATGCAGGAGTGTCGCACCTTCGCCAGGGTCCAGACTTTCGGCGTGATCGAGGAGTACAGTTTGAACTTGAATAGCATCATGAACGCAATGAATCCTGAGCCTGATCCCGATCCAAACTCCGATCCATATACCGAAAAAGATCAGGAGATCATACTGCTACCTACTCCGgttcctgctgctgattcCAATGCTGCTCCttgtggtgctggtgctggcgccTACTCCGATATAATTCAACAGATGAACACCATGTGCCGCATCGCTCACGAGAAGATGGTGAAAAATGCCAATAACGACAAAGAAAAGGATATCTGGGCACAATTCTTTACCGAGATGGGACCTAGATTCATTCGATCGGCATCGACTGGCAATCGAGAGACGGAGATACCGTCTTGCGAATTTTTGGACTTATTGCACTCGAGGGCGCCGATGCATTCGATGTTGACATGCTTGACATCCAATGGCATCTCTACGCAAGCGCCCGAATATGAAGGTGAGAATGGATGGACCTCGACGATGGTCGAGCGCCTTCTGGTGACGGCGCTATCCTCTCTACCCATTCCCATAAAGGTGCATACCGGCACCCAGACAGAGATGCCAGAGGATCAACCCCGGCCAACCACACCAAGACGCTCTGGTCCCAAGGCGACGAGGCAGGTGACAGTCGACAAAAAGGGTGTAGAAGTTTTCAAGAGAGTTCTGGTGGGGACAACCCAGATGCTGTTGTTCATAATGCTGATCGTGGCCTGTAGCTATCCGGAGATCCGATGCCTCCCCAATTGACGTTCCACAATGACTCAGATatcaaaattttgttttccaCACTTCGTTTCCGCAAACCCGCTCAAAAAGAGAGTGGATCCAGAGGGAAAAATCAATGCTGATATATAAATTCTTGTGTTTGAGTCGATTATGCCCCATAGAAACATGCCcgaaactgaaaaaaaaacaaattcgaagtctatattatttattttgcattcaagcatttatttattttcgtatGAGTATGTTCTCAAATTGCAGATTTCCAAGAAGACAGAAATAGCGAAACGGTTCAAGTCAGTGATATATGAATCTAGGTAAGCAATCAGCATAGTGCTGGGGTAgtagagaaaagaaaagatagaAGAGAAACGAAGATAACTAAGCGGCAATGAAGCCgttaaaatcaaaattaaaatattaaaaaaggcCTATAACGAGGAAGTAAAGGAGTACAGTAAAATGAATATTACATTATAAGAAGAAATATGTCGTTATATTTTGGAAATATTACAATAACGTGTTGGTACGTCCAATTCTGCTGTCGTTTATTCGAAATGGATGACTTTATTATTGAAAACATTcaaaataatcattatttaCAGACCGTGTTCAAATAATAAAGATATAGTCGTTGGACAGCGAAATAGTATGGAATCGGTTATGAATAGAAAGGGTGCATTGCgttgtgagagagagagaggaagagaaagagcGGGAGCTAgagagtgtgtgcgtgcgtgagTGGAGAGCATGTGGAAGAGATCGTTCAGTTCATTTAAGCTCTTCCCAGTATTtccagctgctgttgccagaACCTTCCCGGCTTCACATCCCCATTCCCCttcctttcttctttcttttattgcgtcgcttgttcttttttcttctgcttGCAATGCAAAGTGCATTaagccgctgttgctgccgctgcctctgcctctgcctcagctgACGCTCCTCTTAGCCGTGATTCCTGGCGCGGCTATAAATGACAGGGTCCATGCGCATTTCCCTTTCAGTATCGAGCTATCGGCGCAGGCGCAATGAACCGCTGGCTAACCTGTGGGTGCCTCTGCCTCcccagccaccgccacacATCCCGATCCCTAATCTCTCCCGCTCTTCTCAGTTCTACTTTTAGTTGGAGTGCTATCTGTCCCCGGAGGGTGGGGCAACACCATCCAGGAGCGCAATCTATTCGCCACGGAGCTGTTCCAGACCCTGGCCACGGACCGGCAGGACGAGAATGTGATCATCTCGCCGGTGTCCATCCAGCTGGCCTTGGGCCTGGCCTACTACGGGGCGGAGGGCAGGACCGCCACGGAGCTGCAGAAGACGCTGCACGCCTCGGCCAAGGAGAGCAAGGACGGGCTGGCCGAGACCTACCACCGACTGCTCCACTCCTACATCAAGTCCAAGACGGTGCTGGAGATCGCCAACAAGGTGTACACGCGGGAGAACCTCAAGGTGGCGTCCCACTTCCGGGAGGTGGCCCAGAAGTACTTCGATTCGGACGTGGAGGCGCTGGACTTCAGCCGCGAGACGGAGGCCGTCGACCGCATCAACGCGTGGGTGAAGCAGGAGACCCAGGACAAGATCGAGCGGGTGGTGGACAGCCTGGAGCCGGACACAAACGTGGCTCTGGTCAACGCCATCTACTTCAAGGCCCGTTGGGCGCGGCCCTTCAACGATGAGGACACCCGCGACCGCGACTTCTGGCTCGGCGAACGCCAGTCCATTCAGGTGCCCACGATGTTCGCGGACAACTGGTACTACTACGCCGACTACCCGGAGCTGGACGCCAAGGCCATCGAGCTGTTCTTCGAGAACATCAACATGACCATGTGGTTCATCCTGCCCAACCAGCGCACCGGCCTGCGATCCCTCGAGGAGAAGCTGAAGGGCGTGGACTTCAAGCTGCTGGAGGACcgctggcagtggcagagtgtGTCCGTCTATCTACCCAAGTTCAAGTTCGAGTTTGACACGGATCTGAAGCCCACTCTGAACAAGGTAAGAGGGATTATGACTGGATTCACTGCATCCTCATCTCAATTTTGTTCTGCTTTCGAAGATGGGCATCAGCGCCATGTTCTCGGATTCGGCTGACTTTAGCAACATCTTCGAGGACTCGCCCATTGGCACTCGAATCAGCAAGGTGCAGCACAAGACCTTCATCGATGTGAACGAGATCGGCTGCGAGGCTGCAGGCGTCAGTTGTAAGTAGCATCCAGAATACCGACTCCCTTCTCGGACTATGCCCATAATACTCTGTACTTTAGATGCCGCTGGAGTCCCCATGTCGCTGCCCCTGGATCCGAAGACCTTTGTGGCCGACCATCcgtttgtgtttattatacGCGACCAGCATGCGGTCTACTTTACGGGACACATTGTCAAGTTCTAGATATATGTATTCCCATATCATCAGCATTTCATCAATCAATCACTATAACTATGCAAATACATTTGTAATCGCTtcattaatgaataaattggAAGCTCTCCACTAGATTTAAAAGGTCACGGCTGTGCAATATGGTGTATGGGTCTCGTTATTGCACTGTTTATCGGAGACAAGTTTCACCACTGAAAGGAAAACCTGCTATAGGGGGAGGCATAATGGGCTAGCTTTCTTCGATCCTTACCGCTCATTCCCTTCACCTTGCGGGCACAGTTGAATATTTTGATGGTACACAGTTCCGTGTTGAAGTAGCAGCCATTGAAGGCACAAACCATCGTTCCGTCGGGAGTCGGGCAGGTGTTCGGGCATAGCCTTTCGGGCGTAGCCTCTTGGAAGGCTGCTTGGATGAGGGCGAATACTGCAATGAAGGATTGTAGTAAAGTGTTGTGGAAATCCTCCTAAATTGCTAGACGATACCAAAGAGGAGCACTGCAACGAGCTTCATGTTCGATCGATCCATGAAAATGATTCTAAAAACTTAAAAGTTCTTCCAAAGTGGCAGGCGTGACTTCCAGCCATGCCAAATCCATTATAATGGGTTAAAGAATCAAATTATGATAAATGCAAGTCACAGAAAACCACTTTGGTACTAGCGATGGGGTATTTGTGTTCGGTGTTTACCTCAATCCTGTATGTACCTTGGGTTCATTGGTGGCGGCCAGGGATTTTACTGATATTTCATGGCGTGGTCATGTTTACAGAGACCCGTCAGTGGGACTCTTTTATTGGCCTTTACGaaagctaaaaataaacataaaagcCGTGgaataaatatgaatattatgGAAGTCAATTGCAATATTTAACTCGAAACTGAAAAACGGAACGTGcgacccaaaaacaaaaaaatttcaagtGGGGAGAAATTTAAGCTGGATCGAAAACTGGAATCCGACCACTGCATGCTCTTCCCCGCCATACACGATTCCATCAAGATTTCGTTGGATTATTCTTcctccgccccccccccctcccggtGGGCAAGGCCCGTCTAGGATCTGGGATTAGTTAAATGAACTGTCAGATATAAGAAGAAACGAGTTTCTGCTTCAAAACAATCAAGATCTCTAGCCCTTCTCTGGAGTGGCAGGCAGTACTTgcagacagggacagagataTTTCTGGCATTTTTTTAAAagcgcctgcgcctgcgcctgtgcctgtgcctgcacctgcacctgctgctgctggtgcactgggaaggggaaggggttAGGTTATTCGTTTTAAAATTCCGCTCACAAAacgagaaaacaaagaaagaaaaggagaaacaGAAGAAACAGGGAGAACTTGTCAGGGCGCACATAAACAATTCTAACAAAGGGACGGACACTCGAGAGGAGACATGCCACATGCGAAGCGTTCCAAGAGGGAGCACTGCAGGAATTACAATtacaacggcagcagcaaggTGTATTCATGCAGGGTGAACCATTCACAGAAAGTGCTCTAACGTCAGTTGCATTCTGCATTTTGTAGCTTCCCTTGATTCAATATACTTTGCACAGGGAAGGGAAGAgctgcctgtgtctgtgttcCCAGTATCAATCGTTCTGCGATTACCAGTATTTCCAGTGCCGAAAGAGCGAGCGCTCGGGAGAGCGACCCCCAGTGGGAGAGCGTGCTAGTCGGCGCACGACTCCCCGATTGGAGTTCGTCGTTGGGGCCGATCGCAGCGCGCCGTCAGTCTGCTTTCAGACACGATCACGCGCGCGCACTCTCGCCCCACGTTGAAAAGTCCATGCTGCGCATGCGCGAAACGGAGTGAAAGAAACGTTATTGCAACCACGACTGCCCCCGCGTTTTGGGCTGGCCTTCTTATCAAGTGGCGAGGATCGGATCCGGGGCAGCTGTCTCTCCCGCCCGGGGCTTGCGTGTGCACCGTCCCGTGCTACTGCTAAAGGAGttttaatgaataaaaaatatatacatatatgcaacaAGTTGGCCGCGGCCGCTTCCACTACCGCAaccgtacgagtatatgtatatcattgtatgtgtgtgtgcgtctcagtctgtgtttttgtgtgttttggtgAAGTAAGAAAATGTGCATCAATTATTTTAAATGGTCAACTTAATGCCCCTGTTCCAGTACCGCGGCGTCAGTCCATGTCCCTGCCACAGCGCGACATCCAATCAGCGCGAAATGTCCGCCACTTTGTGCGACTTGCCCCCAAACACAGATCCCCAGCAGTAAACACAATTACGGCGAATGGAAGCCAAACGTAATTCGGGTCCGCGAACCAGTTTCTAGTGCCAATCCACCAATCGACAGGCACACtgcacctccacctccacatccacatccagtCCGGCCAATGTTTCTCCCAAGAAACACAACTGCAAAAAAGTTatagccaaaaagaaaaaaacctaATAATAAATACGCCTAAGCTCAAATTGTTGTCAGTTTTGTGCGGCTTTCGTTGATTTATGTCCGCGATTAAAGGaaacacagcaacagcagaaaagTCAGAAAAGCAGCGACAGAATAcgataataaataaatccgAGGAGAAATATGTGCCACAAGGCTGCACCCCACCCTTGCCCCAAGTGAATAAACCCCCCGCCCCACAGTGAGATACCTATGAATGCAAATCAAGCGAAAAACAAAGCCACAAGGCAACAGCTGATAAAACGCCAGAGATAAGCAAAACAAGGATAAATCCCCACCATGGATAAACCCAATCAGATGCCCATGGAGCTAGAGAGGTGAGTGTGccccaaaaacaaattgatttgaaatgtGTACATTTTATGCAGCCGAGGAGCTCATGAACCAATAGGATGTATCGCTTCTCAAAGATTGTGCACTTTTCATTAGCTAACATCGAAAGAAAACACTTAACACCTCTCCAGATAGGTTTCACGcgaatttaataaatttattactGTCAATCCAACCAAAATTTTGCTTTTTATAAAGCTTTTATTTAGCTGTTTGCTTGGGAATTATTCAACAATATAgttaacaaaaaatataaagtaTTCAAGAGTCCGCCTCAGACATACGCATAGTTGGCTATGTGCCCGATGAAGGCTATCGAGTCCCTGTACTTCACAGCAAACACGAACGGATGATCGGCCTCGAACTTCTTGGACCTCGAGAAGAGGCCCTTGAGAACTATTTTTGGTAGGAGGGAATTCAGTATACATATAGCATATAAAGGCTATAGAGGGACACAATGGTCCGTATACTCACCGCCTGATTCTAGGGGCTGTTCCACTCCCGCCTCCGACACCTCAACATTGGCCTTGTGCTCCACGGCATTGATGAAGTGGCTCACGAACATGCGGTACATGTTGCTGAAGTCCCCGTCGCGGGAGAACATGGTGTGGACACCCAGCTATGTATGCGGCAGAGGAAGACAAATACTTCAGTTCAGTTCTATTCGGGGATACGAGCGGAAAAACTCACCTGTTTGAAGGGTTTctccaggcccaggccaaaGGTAACGCTGAATTTGGGCAGCAGCACCTCCACCTTCTGCTGGCTCATCTCTCCGATCTCCGCGAGTAGGTTCTTTCCCACCAAGGACTGCTGGAGGGATCTCAGACCATCCTTGCGGttgggcaggagcagcagcatcgagaAGTCCGCGTTCTGGTAGGGCAGCTCCACGACCTTGGCGTCCAGGGTGCGCACTTCGGCATAGTTAAAGTTCTGCAGGGTCCACATGGTGTCCACGCGCACGGACTGTCCGTTGCCGGTGCGGAAGGAGCGCTTCTCGGTCTTGTCCAGCTTGAAGGCCTTCTGCCAGGGCGCCGCAAAGGAGACTCCATTCACGATGACGCCCTCGGTGCGATCGTTGAGCAGCTCGGCCGCGAGGATGTCGGTTATCTTTCCATTGGTCTTGGTGGCGATCGCTCGGTTGATGCCATCCGCTGTCCGCTTGTTGTACGGCGGATGGAAGTCCAGCTTGTCGATGTTTGAGTCGAACTGGCGCTGGGCCACGTCCCGGAAAGAGCCCTTGAACTCCAGGTTCTCGTTGATGTAGATGTTGTTGGCCAGCCGCAGATTGTTGTCGCGTGTCAGCGACTGCTGGTAGCTGCCAAAGCGCTGGCTCACCTGGTCGACATCGCCTGGGCCCAACCGCAAGCCCTGCTGGAGCTCGCTGGCCGTCTGACCCTTGGCTCCCACGAAGGCCAAAGCCATGGAGCTCTGGATGCTAGCCGGCGAAATCACAACGTTCTCATTCAGGTGGTCGGCGCCCACCGCATTGTAGAGATCAGCGGCCAGCAAATTGCGATCAATCGAGGGATCAAAACCTGCGTTGGTCTTTGCATGCGAGAGGCTCACGAGGAACACTAAAGGAATGGAGCGAATGCATGGTGTTAGTTTGTTAGCGACACTTCCCCTACTTTCCCCAAGCAGCGAGTATAAGCCTTCAGGAGCGAATGCCTTTATCATAAGTAGTCATAAGAACATTCTGACTGCTCTGTCCAACGACACGTCCGCAAGGGCACATACTAAATGTTTCAGGCCACAAGATTGTCCCCTCCTCTATATGGAATATTGTGGATCTGAACCCATAAAACCCTCAAACCAGATCGTATGAGTATCTGCGTATAAATTGGAGCTTACGTAATAGGCAGCTGACGATGACAGCCATGGTCGTTGAATTTATATGTGTATACGTATGTCGTATAAATGGTTGATGGGGCGGCTCCTCCACTGATTCGCACTTGCGACAGACCCGATCGCGTCGGAATGTGAACTGAACGGGCAGTCGCCCGTCGATCCGCCTTGGAGGCTGTGCGCGATGGGACTCTCATcgaattcaattcaattcaattccaagcggagctctctctctttttcggGGTCTGAGAGGCGCAGACGGACGGAGTGTTTACAAACCATTTGTCACCTTTGGCTTACTTCGGTCTTCGTTTATTTGCTATGAACTAAAACTGATTTGAGCTCAACTCAGGGACTGATAAGGCGATAACCCCAAAGGCTGGAGTCAGTCGCGTTGAACAGAATGTGAATATGCATTAGGCGGCCGAGGGCACTCAGATGTCGACGATGTggccggccagcagcagggtCTTGTCATTGCCGATGGCGTAGAAGAACGGATGATTGATGACCAGGGGCAGGGCGCGTCGAAACAGATCCCCAAAGGCTGTAAAGACGGCAGCTGATTAAAGAGAGGCTTCTTCTTCGGATACGATACCCAGCCGGATCACAGTCCACTTACAGAACGAGTCGCCGGCGGAGCCGCcctcctcctgcagctccagcagcgtGCTCTGGGCCATCTCGCCCAGATGGGGGGCCGAGCTGGCAAGCAGCGAACTGAAGACTTCGCTCAGCTGAGCCTCCGCTGTGAAGAGTCTCGTCAAGCCGGACTGCAAGACAAACATGGAAGGGGGGATGTGGCTTACAGACTCTACTAGCTCAGACGGAAACGCCCTATTTCCTCACCTCTTTCAGAACCTTGGCGAGTTGTGCGTGCACCAACACCTGGAACTTGGGCAGTGTGAGGGCTATCTTGCGCTCTTGCATCTGTCCTCTGAGATACTGCAGATCGTACTtccccagctgctgctccagctccgacAGGCCATCGGCCCGCCTCGGGAAGATGAGGAGCAGCCGCAGATCGGCTGTGGCAAAGGGCAGCTCGATCAGCTCCGCGTCCAGAGCGGCTACCTCCGCATACCTAAAGCGATGCTGCCCAAACATGGCCTCCACCAGCTTGGGTCGCTGTCCCTCGCTGAAGAAATTGATGCGCTGCGTTTCGTCCGGGTCGAAGCTCTGGGCCCAGGGTGCCCGGAACGTCACCGCCGACACGTGCAGGAAGGGCGTATCGTGTTCGGAGATGGTCTCGAGCTGCGAAGCGCTAACCAACTCTCCCACGCTGTAGTTGCTGCGGCTAAGGAAGTCGTAGTTGATGACCTGTGCGGCGCTAGCGGGGGTCTCCCAGTCGAGGCGATGGCTGCCGACTCCCATTTGGGCCGCGAGCGCCTGGAACTCGTCGCGATAGTTGAAGGTGAAGCGCTGCAGGGTATAGAAGTCGCTGAGGAGACGCAGCCGACAGCCCACGGCAGAGGATTGCTTCAGTTCTGCGAGCAGTTCCCGGAGTCCACTGAGGGCCTGTCGCGGACTTCCCGCATGCTGCAGATCGAGAACATCGCGTAGTTCCCTGGCGGCAGCGGAGTTGGGATCGGTGCCAGCATACAGCAGCCCGAGAGCCGCCTGCACGAGGACGGGGGAGACGGCCACGTTGACATTCGGCTGACTCCTTCCCAGCCTGGAGGAGAGTCGCAGCCCGAAGCGATAGTTGGAGGCactggctgcggctgctcccGGACTGCCCGAGGCCTCGCCACCGACTGCCAGCTGCTGGATAGCCAACAGCGTCAGTATCACAGCCAGAGTTAGGCCGGAGAGTGGGTGTCGTCTCCAGTGAGTATTGATCATGCTTCCAGTTGGGGGCGGGCTGGGGCTATTCCAAGCTTTGGCTTTCGTAGTTAGTGGTCCAGTGGCTTAGACGCAACTAAGCGTCGCGACGTCAGACGACGCACGAGCTCTCATTCATGGAAATTCAAAACACTTCGAGACATTGAGTCGGTCCACAAAAAATTGATTGTGAAGCGAAAAGCTCGGCATTGAAATTCTTTAGCGATACCGAGGGGTATACCGAGTCGTCATGGCGGAGCGCCGgagaacaaacaacaaatcgAACCCCACAATCAAattgagagggagagatagagagagaaatacgcttttagagagagggagtgatTCTATCCAGTTTTCTTATCGCGCACGAAACGATTTCAAGATCAGGCTttgactctccctctctgtcatTGTCTCAGTGGGCTTCTCTACACTCAGAAAAAACGTCTACAAGCATTGAGCCACGAACATTAGACACAGATGGGTATGAACTTGGTCAGCCTTGGGGATGGTGGACCCAGAGAAAAAGAGcatatactaaatataaatatatttaatatttaattttgggtgtgtttctttttactACCATTTTACGTTCGTATATTCGAGTCTTATTCCATGGCTAACAATTAGTGCGTGCTTTTCTAGCGCCTTTTTTCTTCAAGTGCAGGCAACCTTGGCTGGAGGCTATTAATTATGGCCAGCTTTCAGCGGGTATTCCAATTACTCATCTGGCTTGCCTCGGCTGCCACTCGGGCtttcccctctctctatcgctcgATTCAGATACACTCGTAGTGCGCATGAGGAAGTTCTTCTCGATTTGAAAAATGATTGAGAAATTCGCTTTTTATTTATAGCCACTCTAGTGAGGCAATGGgctgtttctgtggctgtgtctgtgtctgtgcctgtgcctgtggcagGGCCGGGCCAGGCGTATGGCTGAGATCGTGGCTGGCTCCCCAAACGGGTTTGCCAACTTACAGAAGCAGGCGAACAGCAATCGCTGGAAATTCAGAATCAAAATCAGCGACAGAACGAGAATTCACGTGTATGGCTGGGAAAAGGCACCCACCGCCTTGGAATCGGAATCCCAGTCTCATCTGAAGGTGCAGGTGCAAGGGCAGTAGGGGAGGATAGAAAGGTTATCGGTTATAGAGCGAAAGGTTATTCGCAGCGAAGTAGTCCAGGAATATGAGTATTATTCACTTTATAATATGTTTCACAAATGCATCGTTCTCTAGCCTATAGTGTGTCGCAGGATTGAGTGAGGGGAGTCGCGTAGAGTGCGAGGGGGGCCATCTTAGGCCATCGCCGTGGGCTGCAGCACGTGGCCGATGAAGAGCACCGAGTCGGGAGTGCGGAGGGCAAAGACGAACGGATGATCGGCATTGAACTCCCGCGACTTGACGGGCAGAGAGAGTGGCACGAACTTGGCATCTGGAGAGGGCGAGGGGAGAGAGGAAGTCAAATTAGTCCTGGAATGGGAAATCCTatcgagagagagggagaggagtaCTCACAtgaagctgccgctgcctcggaTCCTGCCTCGTTCACGTTGAGGAAGGCCTTCTGCAGGATCTTGGACACCCGCACGGGGCGGTCCAGCATTTTTGTGACCTGAGAGCTGCGTGTGAACATCTCGCGGACGCCGAGCTGCTGCAGGGGCTCCGTCATGTCCTGTTCGAACTGGATGCGGAACTTGGGGATCCTAATGGTCACCGTCTCCTGGCGCAGGCGCGCCGCAATCCTATTGAGATCGTTCTGGGGACGGGCCAGTTGCTGCTCGAGCTGGGCCAGGCCATCCACTTGGTAGGGGAGGAGGATCAGCATGCTGACCTCACTGTCGGCGTAGGGCATCTCCAGGGCAGTGGCGCCAAGGTCCGGGAGATCCGCATAGCCGAACACGTCGTCATTGAACATCATGGCCACGTTGCTGGGGGCGCCGCTTCCACGCCGGAACTTGCCGGAAATCGTATCCGTGGCGGAGAACTCGGTGGCCCAGCGGGCCTTGAAGTAAATGGCGTTCACCAGCATCGCCTCCGTCTGGCCATCGATGTCGCTGGGGGTGACTAGTTCCCGAATCTTGTTTCGAGTCTTGTCTGACACCCAGGCGTTTATCCAGCCAGCCGTCTCCCTGGAGCGGCCCATATCGACGGGCTCAATGCCCGAGGAATAGTAGTATTCGGCGTACTCCGGGTAGTCATGATTGATACCCCCCATATTCTTGTTGTAGAACATCCGGCTGGCCATGGTCAGCTCCGCGCtctgcagctgccgccgctgcttgATCAGCTGTCGGAAGTCCTGCCCCACGGCCTGCGGATCGGGGCCGAATTctcctgcctgctgcagctcctgggCGGTCCGGCCCTCGGAGGCCCCATAGATCATGCCGAGCAGCGCGTGCACCGATACTGGCGAGAAGACCAAATTCTGTCTCTGCGATCTGCTGGCGATCGGCTGGAAGAGCTTCGAGCTGAAGCGATCCTTGAAGCTTTGCTTGGCCGGAGGTCGCGTGGGACTGTTGGAGACCGTGGGCAGCGGCACCTCATTGGCACCCAGCACATTGGCCGGCTGTCTCTGGGGCGGTATCTGGCTGTTGGGATTTTGGGGCTGTCTCTCCTGGCTGTTTCCCGGCGGCTGGACCTCCTCCAGTGGCCGTTGGTTGTCTGGCGGGCCCTGGGGCTGCGGCAGGACTTGCCCCTGAGCTCTGGCCGTTGACGGAGACGCGACTGCTCCTCCAAATCGCGATGCGAGGTTGACGGCGTATGTCCCCCGGTAATGGGATTGAGCAGCCACGAGGTAGGGGCCCATCATCAGGAGCAGGATTACTGAAATCGGAACAGAGATTGGAGTACAGATCGCGCCGCAAGAAATGCTCTTCCTCTGCTTACTGCATTTGCTTGCCATTTTTGCTGTTATCTCAGCCGCTTGACCCGTTGTTACGTTACTGCTTACGTCCCTCCGCTTTTCCactatatttaaataaatataaataaattcctTGTCGTCGTCCGGCCTGCTGGGGTGTAGTGCTGAGACGATCAGCACGATTGCAGCTTTAATACAAAACTGATCATTCGCCCGTCCCAGGGGCGAGCTCGGACTAAGAGATGATCGCAGATCGCAGATGGCAGAGAGAAgcgcgagacagagagagagagaaccggTCCAGAACACGACTGAGGCTATAGCATACACTCGTACATATGCTATATGCTGGGATAGGatcggagagcagcagcagcagagcgatCCGGCAAACCAGTTGAGCGG is a window of Drosophila pseudoobscura strain MV-25-SWS-2005 chromosome 3, UCI_Dpse_MV25, whole genome shotgun sequence DNA encoding:
- the nec gene encoding alaserpin, translated to MASKCIILLLMMGPYLVAAQSHYRGTYAVNLASRFGGAVASPSTARAQGQVLPQPQGPPDNQRPLEEVQPPGNSQERQPQNPNSQIPPQRQPANVLGANEVPLPTVSNSPTRPPAKQSFKDRFSSKLFQPIASRSQRQNLVFSPVSVHALLGMIYGASEGRTAQELQQAGEFGPDPQAVGQDFRQLIKQRRQLQSAELTMASRMFYNKNMGGINHDYPEYAEYYYSSGIEPVDMGRSRETAGWINAWVSDKTRNKIRELVTPSDIDGQTEAMLVNAIYFKARWATEFSATDTISGKFRRGSGAPSNVAMMFNDDVFGYADLPDLGATALEMPYADSEVSMLILLPYQVDGLAQLEQQLARPQNDLNRIAARLRQETVTIRIPKFRIQFEQDMTEPLQQLGVREMFTRSSQVTKMLDRPVRVSKILQKAFLNVNEAGSEAAAASYAKFVPLSLPVKSREFNADHPFVFALRTPDSVLFIGHVLQPTAMA